From the Lolium rigidum isolate FL_2022 chromosome 2, APGP_CSIRO_Lrig_0.1, whole genome shotgun sequence genome, one window contains:
- the LOC124686674 gene encoding uncharacterized protein LOC124686674 has translation MQYPRGMEREDFSAPKSQKRKADYRSLPSGQIKTEVELLRREVPLPSPNIPKPPKRSFKNEARPPTPQSDRDSQPDSGPADEYRALRNKYLLLEEENYALDEQLGMAEEETKTLEDEKFALLDQLVVLEGLMQPPQLKPQGSFS, from the coding sequence ATGCAGTACCCGAGAGGCATGGAACGAGAGGACTTCTCCGCCCCAAAGTCACAGAAGAGGAAGGCTGACTATCGATCTTTGCCTTCAGGCCAGATCAAAACGGAAGTTGAGCTGCTGCGGAGGGAGGTTCCACTACCGTCGCCCAATATACCGAAGCCACCTAAAAGAAGCTTCAAGAACGAGGCGCGCCCTCCCACGCCGCAGTCTGATAGAGATTCACAGCCAGATTCTGGCCCCGCCGATGAATATCGGGCATTGCGGAATAAGTACCTGCTCCTGGAGGAAGAGAACTACGCGCTGGACGAACAGTTAGGCATGGCAGAAGAGGAAACCAAGACTCTCGAGGATGAAAAGTTTGCACTCCTGGATCAGCTTGTTGTCTTGGAAGGCCTTATGCAGCCTCCACAGCTGAAGCCACAGGGAAGTTTTTCATAG
- the LOC124689859 gene encoding uncharacterized protein LOC124689859 — protein sequence MGAKLSSCFNHRGSLTQQAHQPAPVRVVAADGTLKELPASPRVAVSDLLGADAAFFFVCNSDDLYFNEPPPALSPGELLRSGELYFLLPAALLARPLSSADMASLAVRASVALATKRPQRVGGKNNKVRVMPVLEELEDGKDVLFNEKLNERTLGEYGLSISPAKKSQEKLAARSRLKRALSIIQEMAE from the coding sequence ATGGGAGCCAAGCTTTCCAGCTGTTTCAACCATCGAGGCAGCCTCACGCAGCAGGCGCACCAGCCGGCGCCGGTCAgggtcgtcgccgccgacggCACGCTGAAGGAGCTCCCGGCCAGCCCCCGCGTCGCCGTCTCCGACCTTctcggcgccgacgccgccttcTTCTTCGTTTGCAACTCCGATGACCTCTACTTCAACGAGCCCCCACCGGCGCTGTCCCCCGGCGAGCTTCTCCGGTCGGGTGAGTTATACTTCCTACTCCCGGCGGCACTGCTCGCGCGGCCGCTGTCAAGCGCGGACATGGCCTCGCTGGCCGTCCGCGCGAGCGTGGCGCTCGCGACCAAGAGGCCGCAACGGGTTGGCGGCAAGAATAATAAGGTGCGCGTCATGCCGGTGCTCGAGGAGCTAGAAGACGGCAAGGACGTCTTGTTCAACGAGAAGCTTAACGAGCGGACGCTCGGAGAGTACGGGCTGTCGATAAGTCCGGCGAAGAAGAGCCAAGAGAAGCTCGCCGCACGGTCGCGGCTGAAGCGGGCTCTGAGCATCATTCAGGAGATGGCTGAGTGA